Proteins encoded in a region of the Streptococcus sanguinis genome:
- the nrdG gene encoding anaerobic ribonucleoside-triphosphate reductase activating protein gives MNNPKPQEWKSEELSKGRIIDYKAFNFVDGEGVRNSLYVSGCMFHCEGCYNAATWSFNAGIPYTQELEEQIMKDLAEPYVQGLTLLGGEPFLNTGILLPLVKRIRRELPDKDIWSWTGYAWEEMMLETEDKLELLSLIDILVDGRFDLTKKNLMLQFRGSSNQRIIDVQKSLQSGQVVIWDKLNDGLQAYEQVDRDKML, from the coding sequence ATGAATAATCCCAAACCTCAAGAATGGAAAAGTGAGGAGCTGAGCAAGGGGAGAATCATTGACTATAAGGCTTTTAACTTTGTAGATGGCGAAGGTGTCCGTAACTCCCTCTATGTCAGTGGCTGTATGTTTCACTGTGAGGGCTGCTATAATGCAGCAACCTGGTCTTTCAACGCTGGCATTCCTTATACCCAAGAGTTGGAGGAGCAGATTATGAAAGACTTGGCGGAACCCTATGTGCAGGGGCTGACCCTCCTAGGCGGTGAGCCTTTTCTCAATACAGGTATTCTCCTGCCCTTAGTCAAGCGGATTCGGAGAGAGCTTCCGGACAAGGATATCTGGTCCTGGACGGGCTACGCCTGGGAGGAGATGATGCTGGAAACGGAGGATAAGTTGGAGCTGCTGAGTCTGATTGATATCCTGGTGGACGGTCGTTTTGACCTTACCAAGAAGAATCTCATGCTGCAGTTCCGCGGATCTTCCAATCAGCGCATCATTGATGTGCAGAAGTCGCTTCAGTCAGGCCAGGTAGTCATCTGGGACAAGCTGAATGATGGCCTCCAGGCCTATGAGCAAGTTGACAGAGACAAGATGCTTTAA